A region from the Romeriopsis navalis LEGE 11480 genome encodes:
- a CDS encoding glycosyltransferase family 2 protein, with protein sequence MMNQATRSPTPTLRTQVGIVLIGRNEGDRLLRCLDSIVGQVETIVYVDSGSSDGSCAAAAARGVQVVELDRRRPFSAARARNAGFRWISQHHPEVAYIQFIDGDCEVVTGWLEAAAAELNQDAGITAVCGWRRERYPERSVFNRICDVEWHWGNVGEVGQFGGDVMIRANMLQAVNGYNDNVIAAEDDELGLRLRQLGGQLMRIDYDSTIHDANITKISQWWNRAKRCGYAYALVSSIHGAPPERKFVKEVRRTMLWGAIVPLSSILLAIPSQGLSLLLLLRYPLVMGRTILYTRERDFGWADSIAWGISCGLSSFPEVLGIIKFHRNQQRQQQHQIIEYKG encoded by the coding sequence ATGATGAATCAAGCCACCCGATCTCCGACCCCGACTCTGCGGACACAGGTCGGTATTGTGCTGATTGGCCGGAATGAGGGCGATCGCCTATTGCGCTGTCTTGATTCGATCGTGGGACAAGTTGAGACGATCGTTTACGTTGATTCTGGTTCGAGCGATGGCAGTTGCGCCGCCGCCGCCGCACGGGGTGTGCAAGTGGTTGAGCTCGATCGCCGCCGACCGTTTTCGGCTGCCCGAGCCCGCAATGCCGGATTCCGTTGGATTAGCCAACATCATCCCGAAGTTGCCTATATCCAGTTCATCGATGGTGACTGCGAAGTCGTTACGGGGTGGCTGGAAGCCGCCGCCGCAGAACTTAACCAAGACGCAGGCATTACCGCCGTTTGCGGCTGGCGACGGGAACGCTACCCGGAGCGATCGGTATTTAATCGCATTTGTGATGTGGAGTGGCATTGGGGCAACGTCGGTGAAGTCGGTCAATTCGGCGGCGATGTGATGATTCGGGCCAATATGTTGCAAGCCGTCAATGGCTATAACGACAACGTTATAGCCGCCGAAGATGACGAACTAGGATTACGCCTACGTCAACTCGGTGGACAACTGATGCGGATTGACTATGACAGTACAATCCACGACGCAAATATCACAAAAATTAGTCAATGGTGGAATCGGGCAAAGCGCTGTGGTTATGCCTATGCCTTAGTTTCTTCTATCCATGGCGCACCGCCCGAACGCAAATTTGTCAAAGAAGTCCGTCGTACGATGCTCTGGGGCGCGATCGTCCCCCTCAGCTCAATTCTACTCGCAATCCCCAGCCAAGGACTGAGCTTACTATTGTTGCTGCGTTACCCACTCGTTATGGGCCGCACGATTCTGTATACGCGGGAGCGAGACTTTGGCTGGGCTGATAGCATTGCCTGGGGGATTTCCTGTGGCTTATCCAGCTTTCCAGAAGTTCTCGGCATCATAAAATTTCATCGCAACCAACAGCGCCAGCAACAGCATCAAATTATTGAATACAAAGGGTAA